In Pangasianodon hypophthalmus isolate fPanHyp1 chromosome 3, fPanHyp1.pri, whole genome shotgun sequence, a single genomic region encodes these proteins:
- the LOC113543782 gene encoding calcium homeostasis modulator protein 2, which translates to MAALISENFKFAALFFKSKDVMIFNGLIALGTVASQTAYNIFAFECPCSTQRNYLYGLAAIGVPALAFFLIGVMLNRNTWDLVSECRIRKCRKLSGAAAFALLGSIVGRAAVAPVTWSVISLLRGEAYVCALSEFVDPQSLENFPSTTQSSVIMAQFPCKDVPAELLHFWKYIERRLKYESQLLGWMLVAIVSFAVFLVMCGKRCCSPLGYQQEAYWTTYRASEHALFQRTAEVHAKLHAAESIRTFFGFVALEDQEKGLLTACQGSKHAISSLEWNQITGVYLYRENEGTPLYSRLNKWAKYTIGNNTEAIEMEMLG; encoded by the exons ATGGCTGCACTTATTtctgaaaattttaaatttgctgCTCTTTTCTTTAAGAGTAAGGATGTAATGATCTTCAATGGGCTGATAGCCCTGGGGACAGTGGCTAGTCAAACTGCATACAACATATTTGCCTTTGAATGCCCATGTTCTACACAGAGAAATTACCTGTATGGGTTAGCTGCTATTGGCGTACCTGCCCTAGCTTTCTTTTTAATTGGAGTAATGCTCAATCGTAACACGTGGGACCTTGTTTCGGAATGTCGCATCAGAAAATGCCGGAAGCTGTCTGGGGCTGCTGCCTTTGCTCTGCTGGGTTCAATAGTGGGCCGTGCAGCAGTGGCTCCAGTAACCTGGTCTGTCATCTCACTCCTCAGAGGAGAGGCCTATGTTTGTGCGCTTAGTGAATTTGTGGACCCTCAGTCTTTGGAAAACTTTCCTTCCACTACCCAGAGCTCCGTTATCATGGCCCAGTTTCCATGTAAGGATGTGCCTGCAGAGCTGCTGCACTTTTGGAAATACATTGAACGCCGACTCAAGTATGAATCTCAG CTGTTGGGCTGGATGTTGGTGGCTATTGTCTCTTTCGCTGTGTTCCTGGTGATGTGTGGAAAGCGCTGTTGCTCTCCCTTGGGCTACCAGCAGGAGGCATACTGGACCACCTATCGGGCCAGTGAACACGCTCTTTTCCAACGCACTGCTGAGGTTCATGCCAAGCTCCATGCTGCCGAGAGCATCAGGACCTTCTTTGGGTTTGTAGCCCTTGAGGACCAAGAAAAGGGGCTTCTGACAGCATGTCAGGGGTCCAAACATGCAATTTCCAGTCTGGAATGGAACCAGATAACAGGAGTTTACTTATACAGAGAGAATGAAGGGACTCCCCTTTACAGTCGCCTCAATAAATGGGCCAAATACACAATTGGGAACAACACTGAGGCCATTGAGATGGAAATGTTAGGTTAA